One genomic region from Lathamus discolor isolate bLatDis1 chromosome 21, bLatDis1.hap1, whole genome shotgun sequence encodes:
- the JAK3 gene encoding tyrosine-protein kinase JAK3 isoform X2, whose product MDPVDGICVVRCEAGPASSFPGTKAALSCLAPGQALSSCLHSPRAPTRTPIQEPRPQNPNRGAPIQRHRAGLDPFLRARALGSRLTPAMEVLQARPTMAPLGEETPLIRERSCSLSSTETGTLQVYLYHRVPPGAAGVLTFTFGEYTAEELCVHAAKACGVLPMCHPLFALATEDLSCWFPPNHIFTVDESCSQVVVYRIRFLFPSWCGLGQSHRFQLLNDRVSPVLDYPVIDYLFAQSRSDFIGGRMAMALSLPQQEECLGLAVLDMLRIAKEKHQSPSKVFSHVSYKSCIPAPLRCQIQQHSFLTRKRIRHRFSKSLQKLGGCQPDGCCLKLKYLLDLERLQRRWAEESFLVRATGSAMDITVHVAGENGVSWSCSSSENRQHFCDFPDIADIVIKQASRDGAAVENRVVTLTKTDNRVLEVEFPSLRDARSFVALIDGYYRLTADAHHYFCKEVAPPRLLEDLENQCHGPISSEFAVNKLKVAGSRPGLFLLRRSPQDFDSLLLTVCTETHSGRDYKRCLIHRDKDGSWGLSGVPRRFCSLRELLGTYERCGLQAEGAPMHLAACCPPQPRDKSNLLIVRSSCPRPPSSPCAPHRNLNQMMFHKIDPQSLVRGESLGQGSFTHIYKGIKRDQGEDGCYQTTVVLKVMDSSHHNCSESFLEAASIMSQLSHKHLVLLHGVSLGKDSIMVQEYIRYGPLDLYLKKNQGEGKVTTSWKLQVAKQLAYALNYLEDKKITHGNISAKKVLLTREGDMASGSLPFIKLNDPGVSITILTKDMLVERIPWLAPECLWDPKSLALPADKWSFGATLWEIFSGGNMPVILLEPQKKLDFYANSLQLPAPKWTELAMLIAQCMDYEPWRRPCFRSLIRDLNSLITSDYELLLDLSPADVVLRDSFWGCEPLTMCQDPTCFEERHLKYISLLGKGNFGSVELCRYDPLGDSTGELVAVKKLQQDSAKLLRDFEREIQILHSLQHDFIVQYRGICYSRGCRRLRLVMEYLPNGCLRDYLQKNQPRLDHRTLLLYAWQICKGMEYLGVQRCVHRDLASRNILVESETHVKIGDFGLAKLLPKDKDYYVVREPGQSPVFWYAPESLSDNVFSRASDIWSFGVLLYELFTYSNKNRSPSEEFLRMMGTEKTAQIICHLLELLKDNRRLPAPCGCPGEVYTLMLACWAFTPSARPTFGELVPRIEVLRDGRSKA is encoded by the exons atgGACCCGGTTGACGGGATATGTGTCGTCAGGTGTGAGGCCGGCCCGGCTTCCTCATTCCCTGGCACAAAAGCTGCTTTGTCCTGCCTGGCACCTGGACAG GCTCTGAGCAGCTGCTTacacagccccagagccccaACCAGGACCCCGATCCAGGAACCCCGACCCCAGAACCCCAACCGAGGAGCCCCGATCCAGCGGCACAGAGCAGGATTGGACCCGTTCCTCAGGGCCAGAGCACTCGGGAGCAG GCTGACCCCAGCAATGGAGGTGCTGCAGGCACG CCCCACCATGGCCCCACTGGGTGAGGAGACCCCCCTGATCAGGGAGCgctcctgcagcctctcctccACTGAGACTGGCACCCTCCAAGTGTACCTGTACCACCGGGTGccccctggtgctgctggtgtccTCACCTTCACCTTCGGCGAGTACACGGCCGAGGAGCTCTGTGTCCATGCTGCCAAAGCCTGCG GTGTGCTGCCGATGTGCCACCCACTCTTCGCCCTGGCCACTGAGGACCTGAGCTGCTGGTTCCCTCCCAACCACATCTTCACTGTCGATGAATCCTGCAGCCAGGTCGTGGTATACAGGATCAG GTTCTTGTTCCCCAGCTGGTGTGGGTTGGGGCAGTCCCACCGTTTCCAGCTGCTGAACGACCGGGTCAGCCCCGTCCTGGACTACCCCGTCATTGATTACCTTTTTGCCCAG TCCCGCAGTGACTTTATCGGGGGCCGCATGGCCATGGCGCTGAGCCTGCCCCAGCAGGAGGAGTGCCTgggcctggctgtgctggacATGCTGCGCATTGCAAAGGAGAAGCACCAGAGTCCTAGCAAGGTCTTCAGCCATGTCAG ctaTAAGTCCTGCATCCCGGCGCCACTGCGGTGCCAGATCCAACAGCACAGCTTCCTCACCCGCAAGCGCATCCGGCACCGCTTCAGCAAATCCCTGCAGAAGCTCGGGGGCTGCCAGCCTGACGGGTGCTGCCTGAAGCTCAAGTACCTGCTGGACCTGGAGCGGCTGCAGCGGCGCTGGGCCGAGGAGAGCTTCCTTGTGCGCGCTACCGGCTCTGCCATGGACATCACCGTCCATGTGGCCGGTGAAAACGGCGtctcctggagctgcagcagctctgag AACCGACAGCACTTCTGTGACTTCCCCGACATCGCCGACATCGTCATCAAGCAGGCAAGCAGGGACGGGGCCGCTGTGGAGAACCGCGTTGTCACCCTCACCAAGACAGACAACCGGGTGCTG gaggtggaGTTCCCTTCGTTGCGGGACGCACGCTCCTTCGTGGCCCTCATCGACGGCTACTACCGCCTGACGGCCGACGCCCACCACTACTTCTGCAAAGAGGTGGCCCCCCCGCGGCTCCTGGAGGACCTGGAGAACCAGTGCCATGGGCCCATCAG CTCCGAGTTTGCTGTGAACAAGCTGAAGGTGGCCGGGAGCCGCCCGGGGCTGTTCCTGCTTCGTCGCAGCCCGCAGGACTTTGACAGCCTCCTGCTGACTGTGTGCACCGAG ACCCACTCTGGCCGGGACTACAAGCGCTGCCTGATTCACAGGGACAAGGATGGGAGCTGGGGGCTCTCGGGGGTGCCACGGCGGTTCTGCAGCCTGCGGGAGTTGCTGGGCACCTACGAGCGCTGTGGGCTGCAGGCGGAGGGTGCCCCCATGCACCTGGCTGcctgctgccctccccagcccagAG ACAAGTCAAACCTGCTGATCGTGCGGAGCAGCTGCCCCCgcccccccagctccccctgCGCCCCCCACCGTAACCTCAACCAGATGATGTTCCACAAGATCGACCCCCAGAGCCTCGTGCGG GGCGAGAGCCTGGGGCAGGGCTCCTTCACCCACATCTACAAGGGCATCAAGCGGGACCAAGGGGAGGATGGGTGCTACCAGACCACGGTGGTGCTCAAGGTGATGGACAGCAGCCACCATAACTGCTCTGag TCCTTCCTGGAGGCCGCCAGCATCATGAGCCAGCTCTCCCACAAAcatctggtcctgctgcacggCGTCAGCCTCGGGAAGGACA GTATCATGGTGCAGGAGTACATCAGGTATGGACCACTGGATCTCTACCTGAAGAAGAATCAAGGTGAGGGCAAGGTGACAACGAGCTGGAAGCTGCAGGTGGCGAAGCAGCTGGCCTATGCCCTCAACTACCTG GAGGACAAGAAAATCACGCATGGCAACATCTCAGCTAAGAAGGTGCTGCTGACGCGGGAGGGCGACATGGCCAGCGGCAGCCTCCCCTTCATCAAACTCAATGACCCTGGAGTCAGCATCACCATCCTGACCAAGGACA TGCTGGTGGAGCGCATCCCCTGGCTGGCCCCCGAGTGCCTCTGGGACCCCAAGAGCCTGGCGCTGCCTGCGGACAAGTGGAGCTTCGGGGCGACCCTCTGGGAGATCTTCAGTGGTGGGAACATGCCCGTGATCCTGCTGGAGCCCCAGAAG AAGCTGGATTTCTATGCGAACAGCCTCCAGCTCCCTGCACCCAAGTGGACTGAGCTGGCCATGCTCATCGCACAGTGCATGGACTATGAGCCCTGGCGCCGGCCCTGCTTCCGCTCCCTCATCCGCGACCTCAACAGCCTCATCACCTCCG ACTATGAACTGCTCTTGGACCTGTCCCCTGCTGATGTGGTGCTGCGGGACAGCTTCTGGGGGTGTGAGCCCCTCACCATGTGCCAGGACCCCACATGCTTTGAGGAGCGGCACCTCAAGTACATCTCACTGCTGGGCAAG GGTAACTTTGGGAGTGTGGAGCTGTGCCGCTATGACCCGCTGGGCGACAGCACAGGTGAGCTGGTGGCTGTGAAGAAGCTGCAGCAGGATTCGGCCAAGTTGCTGAGGGACTTTGAGAGGGAAATCCAGATTCTGCACTCGCTGCAGCATGACTTCATCGTCCAGTACCGGGGCATCTGCTACAGCCGGG GATGCCGCAGGCTGCGGCTGGTGATGGAATACCTGCCCAACGGCTGCCTGCGGGACTACCTGCAGAAGAACCAGCCCCGCCTGGACCACAGGACCCTGCTCCTCTACGCCTGGCAGATCTGCAAG GGCATGGAGTACCTGGGCGTGCAGCGTTGTGTGCACCGGGACCTGGCCAGCAGGAACATCCTTGTGGAGAGTGAGACCCATGTCAAGATCGGGGACTTCGGGCTGGCCAAGCTGCTGCCGAAGGACAAGGACTATTACGTGGTGCGGGAGCCCGGCCAGAGCCCTGTCTTCTG GTACGCACCTGAGTCCCTGTCGGACAATGTCTTCTCTCGAGCATCCGACATCTGGAGCTTTGGGGTCCTCCTCTATGAGCTCTTCACCTACAGCAACAAGAACAGGAGCCCCTCAGAG GAGTTCCTCCGCATGATGGGCACTGAGAAGACGGCGCAGATCATCTGCCACTTGCTGGAGCTCCTCAAGGACAACCGGCGCCTCCCAGCACCATGTGGCTGTCCTGGGGAG gTCTACACACTGATGCTGGCCTGCTGGGCCTTCACCCCCAGTGCCAGACCCACCTTTGGAGAGCTGGTCCCCAGGATTGAGGTGCTGCGGGATGGAAGGAGCAAAGCCTGA
- the JAK3 gene encoding tyrosine-protein kinase JAK3 isoform X1, which produces MDPVDGICVVRCEAGPASSFPGTKAALSCLAPGQALSSCLHSPRAPTRTPIQEPRPQNPNRGAPIQRHRAGLDPFLRARALGSRLTPAMEVLQARPTMAPLGEETPLIRERSCSLSSTETGTLQVYLYHRVPPGAAGVLTFTFGEYTAEELCVHAAKACGVLPMCHPLFALATEDLSCWFPPNHIFTVDESCSQVVVYRIRFLFPSWCGLGQSHRFQLLNDRVSPVLDYPVIDYLFAQSRSDFIGGRMAMALSLPQQEECLGLAVLDMLRIAKEKHQSPSKVFSHVSYKSCIPAPLRCQIQQHSFLTRKRIRHRFSKSLQKLGGCQPDGCCLKLKYLLDLERLQRRWAEESFLVRATGSAMDITVHVAGENGVSWSCSSSENRQHFCDFPDIADIVIKQASRDGAAVENRVVTLTKTDNRVLEVEFPSLRDARSFVALIDGYYRLTADAHHYFCKEVAPPRLLEDLENQCHGPISSEFAVNKLKVAGSRPGLFLLRRSPQDFDSLLLTVCTETHSGRDYKRCLIHRDKDGSWGLSGVPRRFCSLRELLGTYERCGLQAEGAPMHLAACCPPQPRDKSNLLIVRSSCPRPPSSPCAPHRNLNQMMFHKIDPQSLVRGESLGQGSFTHIYKGIKRDQGEDGCYQTTVVLKVMDSSHHNCSESFLEAASIMSQLSHKHLVLLHGVSLGKDSECCSDAQEPWDMNVLDMPVLSPPGIMVQEYIRYGPLDLYLKKNQGEGKVTTSWKLQVAKQLAYALNYLEDKKITHGNISAKKVLLTREGDMASGSLPFIKLNDPGVSITILTKDMLVERIPWLAPECLWDPKSLALPADKWSFGATLWEIFSGGNMPVILLEPQKKLDFYANSLQLPAPKWTELAMLIAQCMDYEPWRRPCFRSLIRDLNSLITSDYELLLDLSPADVVLRDSFWGCEPLTMCQDPTCFEERHLKYISLLGKGNFGSVELCRYDPLGDSTGELVAVKKLQQDSAKLLRDFEREIQILHSLQHDFIVQYRGICYSRGCRRLRLVMEYLPNGCLRDYLQKNQPRLDHRTLLLYAWQICKGMEYLGVQRCVHRDLASRNILVESETHVKIGDFGLAKLLPKDKDYYVVREPGQSPVFWYAPESLSDNVFSRASDIWSFGVLLYELFTYSNKNRSPSEEFLRMMGTEKTAQIICHLLELLKDNRRLPAPCGCPGEVYTLMLACWAFTPSARPTFGELVPRIEVLRDGRSKA; this is translated from the exons atgGACCCGGTTGACGGGATATGTGTCGTCAGGTGTGAGGCCGGCCCGGCTTCCTCATTCCCTGGCACAAAAGCTGCTTTGTCCTGCCTGGCACCTGGACAG GCTCTGAGCAGCTGCTTacacagccccagagccccaACCAGGACCCCGATCCAGGAACCCCGACCCCAGAACCCCAACCGAGGAGCCCCGATCCAGCGGCACAGAGCAGGATTGGACCCGTTCCTCAGGGCCAGAGCACTCGGGAGCAG GCTGACCCCAGCAATGGAGGTGCTGCAGGCACG CCCCACCATGGCCCCACTGGGTGAGGAGACCCCCCTGATCAGGGAGCgctcctgcagcctctcctccACTGAGACTGGCACCCTCCAAGTGTACCTGTACCACCGGGTGccccctggtgctgctggtgtccTCACCTTCACCTTCGGCGAGTACACGGCCGAGGAGCTCTGTGTCCATGCTGCCAAAGCCTGCG GTGTGCTGCCGATGTGCCACCCACTCTTCGCCCTGGCCACTGAGGACCTGAGCTGCTGGTTCCCTCCCAACCACATCTTCACTGTCGATGAATCCTGCAGCCAGGTCGTGGTATACAGGATCAG GTTCTTGTTCCCCAGCTGGTGTGGGTTGGGGCAGTCCCACCGTTTCCAGCTGCTGAACGACCGGGTCAGCCCCGTCCTGGACTACCCCGTCATTGATTACCTTTTTGCCCAG TCCCGCAGTGACTTTATCGGGGGCCGCATGGCCATGGCGCTGAGCCTGCCCCAGCAGGAGGAGTGCCTgggcctggctgtgctggacATGCTGCGCATTGCAAAGGAGAAGCACCAGAGTCCTAGCAAGGTCTTCAGCCATGTCAG ctaTAAGTCCTGCATCCCGGCGCCACTGCGGTGCCAGATCCAACAGCACAGCTTCCTCACCCGCAAGCGCATCCGGCACCGCTTCAGCAAATCCCTGCAGAAGCTCGGGGGCTGCCAGCCTGACGGGTGCTGCCTGAAGCTCAAGTACCTGCTGGACCTGGAGCGGCTGCAGCGGCGCTGGGCCGAGGAGAGCTTCCTTGTGCGCGCTACCGGCTCTGCCATGGACATCACCGTCCATGTGGCCGGTGAAAACGGCGtctcctggagctgcagcagctctgag AACCGACAGCACTTCTGTGACTTCCCCGACATCGCCGACATCGTCATCAAGCAGGCAAGCAGGGACGGGGCCGCTGTGGAGAACCGCGTTGTCACCCTCACCAAGACAGACAACCGGGTGCTG gaggtggaGTTCCCTTCGTTGCGGGACGCACGCTCCTTCGTGGCCCTCATCGACGGCTACTACCGCCTGACGGCCGACGCCCACCACTACTTCTGCAAAGAGGTGGCCCCCCCGCGGCTCCTGGAGGACCTGGAGAACCAGTGCCATGGGCCCATCAG CTCCGAGTTTGCTGTGAACAAGCTGAAGGTGGCCGGGAGCCGCCCGGGGCTGTTCCTGCTTCGTCGCAGCCCGCAGGACTTTGACAGCCTCCTGCTGACTGTGTGCACCGAG ACCCACTCTGGCCGGGACTACAAGCGCTGCCTGATTCACAGGGACAAGGATGGGAGCTGGGGGCTCTCGGGGGTGCCACGGCGGTTCTGCAGCCTGCGGGAGTTGCTGGGCACCTACGAGCGCTGTGGGCTGCAGGCGGAGGGTGCCCCCATGCACCTGGCTGcctgctgccctccccagcccagAG ACAAGTCAAACCTGCTGATCGTGCGGAGCAGCTGCCCCCgcccccccagctccccctgCGCCCCCCACCGTAACCTCAACCAGATGATGTTCCACAAGATCGACCCCCAGAGCCTCGTGCGG GGCGAGAGCCTGGGGCAGGGCTCCTTCACCCACATCTACAAGGGCATCAAGCGGGACCAAGGGGAGGATGGGTGCTACCAGACCACGGTGGTGCTCAAGGTGATGGACAGCAGCCACCATAACTGCTCTGag TCCTTCCTGGAGGCCGCCAGCATCATGAGCCAGCTCTCCCACAAAcatctggtcctgctgcacggCGTCAGCCTCGGGAAGGACAGTGAGTGCTGCAGTGATGCACAGGAGCCATGGGACATGAATGTGCTGGACATGCCTGTTCTATCCCCCCCAGGTATCATGGTGCAGGAGTACATCAGGTATGGACCACTGGATCTCTACCTGAAGAAGAATCAAGGTGAGGGCAAGGTGACAACGAGCTGGAAGCTGCAGGTGGCGAAGCAGCTGGCCTATGCCCTCAACTACCTG GAGGACAAGAAAATCACGCATGGCAACATCTCAGCTAAGAAGGTGCTGCTGACGCGGGAGGGCGACATGGCCAGCGGCAGCCTCCCCTTCATCAAACTCAATGACCCTGGAGTCAGCATCACCATCCTGACCAAGGACA TGCTGGTGGAGCGCATCCCCTGGCTGGCCCCCGAGTGCCTCTGGGACCCCAAGAGCCTGGCGCTGCCTGCGGACAAGTGGAGCTTCGGGGCGACCCTCTGGGAGATCTTCAGTGGTGGGAACATGCCCGTGATCCTGCTGGAGCCCCAGAAG AAGCTGGATTTCTATGCGAACAGCCTCCAGCTCCCTGCACCCAAGTGGACTGAGCTGGCCATGCTCATCGCACAGTGCATGGACTATGAGCCCTGGCGCCGGCCCTGCTTCCGCTCCCTCATCCGCGACCTCAACAGCCTCATCACCTCCG ACTATGAACTGCTCTTGGACCTGTCCCCTGCTGATGTGGTGCTGCGGGACAGCTTCTGGGGGTGTGAGCCCCTCACCATGTGCCAGGACCCCACATGCTTTGAGGAGCGGCACCTCAAGTACATCTCACTGCTGGGCAAG GGTAACTTTGGGAGTGTGGAGCTGTGCCGCTATGACCCGCTGGGCGACAGCACAGGTGAGCTGGTGGCTGTGAAGAAGCTGCAGCAGGATTCGGCCAAGTTGCTGAGGGACTTTGAGAGGGAAATCCAGATTCTGCACTCGCTGCAGCATGACTTCATCGTCCAGTACCGGGGCATCTGCTACAGCCGGG GATGCCGCAGGCTGCGGCTGGTGATGGAATACCTGCCCAACGGCTGCCTGCGGGACTACCTGCAGAAGAACCAGCCCCGCCTGGACCACAGGACCCTGCTCCTCTACGCCTGGCAGATCTGCAAG GGCATGGAGTACCTGGGCGTGCAGCGTTGTGTGCACCGGGACCTGGCCAGCAGGAACATCCTTGTGGAGAGTGAGACCCATGTCAAGATCGGGGACTTCGGGCTGGCCAAGCTGCTGCCGAAGGACAAGGACTATTACGTGGTGCGGGAGCCCGGCCAGAGCCCTGTCTTCTG GTACGCACCTGAGTCCCTGTCGGACAATGTCTTCTCTCGAGCATCCGACATCTGGAGCTTTGGGGTCCTCCTCTATGAGCTCTTCACCTACAGCAACAAGAACAGGAGCCCCTCAGAG GAGTTCCTCCGCATGATGGGCACTGAGAAGACGGCGCAGATCATCTGCCACTTGCTGGAGCTCCTCAAGGACAACCGGCGCCTCCCAGCACCATGTGGCTGTCCTGGGGAG gTCTACACACTGATGCTGGCCTGCTGGGCCTTCACCCCCAGTGCCAGACCCACCTTTGGAGAGCTGGTCCCCAGGATTGAGGTGCTGCGGGATGGAAGGAGCAAAGCCTGA
- the JAK3 gene encoding tyrosine-protein kinase JAK3 isoform X3: MEVLQARPTMAPLGEETPLIRERSCSLSSTETGTLQVYLYHRVPPGAAGVLTFTFGEYTAEELCVHAAKACGVLPMCHPLFALATEDLSCWFPPNHIFTVDESCSQVVVYRIRFLFPSWCGLGQSHRFQLLNDRVSPVLDYPVIDYLFAQSRSDFIGGRMAMALSLPQQEECLGLAVLDMLRIAKEKHQSPSKVFSHVSYKSCIPAPLRCQIQQHSFLTRKRIRHRFSKSLQKLGGCQPDGCCLKLKYLLDLERLQRRWAEESFLVRATGSAMDITVHVAGENGVSWSCSSSENRQHFCDFPDIADIVIKQASRDGAAVENRVVTLTKTDNRVLEVEFPSLRDARSFVALIDGYYRLTADAHHYFCKEVAPPRLLEDLENQCHGPISSEFAVNKLKVAGSRPGLFLLRRSPQDFDSLLLTVCTETHSGRDYKRCLIHRDKDGSWGLSGVPRRFCSLRELLGTYERCGLQAEGAPMHLAACCPPQPRDKSNLLIVRSSCPRPPSSPCAPHRNLNQMMFHKIDPQSLVRGESLGQGSFTHIYKGIKRDQGEDGCYQTTVVLKVMDSSHHNCSESFLEAASIMSQLSHKHLVLLHGVSLGKDSECCSDAQEPWDMNVLDMPVLSPPGIMVQEYIRYGPLDLYLKKNQGEGKVTTSWKLQVAKQLAYALNYLEDKKITHGNISAKKVLLTREGDMASGSLPFIKLNDPGVSITILTKDMLVERIPWLAPECLWDPKSLALPADKWSFGATLWEIFSGGNMPVILLEPQKKLDFYANSLQLPAPKWTELAMLIAQCMDYEPWRRPCFRSLIRDLNSLITSDYELLLDLSPADVVLRDSFWGCEPLTMCQDPTCFEERHLKYISLLGKGNFGSVELCRYDPLGDSTGELVAVKKLQQDSAKLLRDFEREIQILHSLQHDFIVQYRGICYSRGCRRLRLVMEYLPNGCLRDYLQKNQPRLDHRTLLLYAWQICKSLGCCEWLHPGQGMEYLGVQRCVHRDLASRNILVESETHVKIGDFGLAKLLPKDKDYYVVREPGQSPVFWYAPESLSDNVFSRASDIWSFGVLLYELFTYSNKNRSPSEEFLRMMGTEKTAQIICHLLELLKDNRRLPAPCGCPGEVYTLMLACWAFTPSARPTFGELVPRIEVLRDGRSKA; encoded by the exons ATGGAGGTGCTGCAGGCACG CCCCACCATGGCCCCACTGGGTGAGGAGACCCCCCTGATCAGGGAGCgctcctgcagcctctcctccACTGAGACTGGCACCCTCCAAGTGTACCTGTACCACCGGGTGccccctggtgctgctggtgtccTCACCTTCACCTTCGGCGAGTACACGGCCGAGGAGCTCTGTGTCCATGCTGCCAAAGCCTGCG GTGTGCTGCCGATGTGCCACCCACTCTTCGCCCTGGCCACTGAGGACCTGAGCTGCTGGTTCCCTCCCAACCACATCTTCACTGTCGATGAATCCTGCAGCCAGGTCGTGGTATACAGGATCAG GTTCTTGTTCCCCAGCTGGTGTGGGTTGGGGCAGTCCCACCGTTTCCAGCTGCTGAACGACCGGGTCAGCCCCGTCCTGGACTACCCCGTCATTGATTACCTTTTTGCCCAG TCCCGCAGTGACTTTATCGGGGGCCGCATGGCCATGGCGCTGAGCCTGCCCCAGCAGGAGGAGTGCCTgggcctggctgtgctggacATGCTGCGCATTGCAAAGGAGAAGCACCAGAGTCCTAGCAAGGTCTTCAGCCATGTCAG ctaTAAGTCCTGCATCCCGGCGCCACTGCGGTGCCAGATCCAACAGCACAGCTTCCTCACCCGCAAGCGCATCCGGCACCGCTTCAGCAAATCCCTGCAGAAGCTCGGGGGCTGCCAGCCTGACGGGTGCTGCCTGAAGCTCAAGTACCTGCTGGACCTGGAGCGGCTGCAGCGGCGCTGGGCCGAGGAGAGCTTCCTTGTGCGCGCTACCGGCTCTGCCATGGACATCACCGTCCATGTGGCCGGTGAAAACGGCGtctcctggagctgcagcagctctgag AACCGACAGCACTTCTGTGACTTCCCCGACATCGCCGACATCGTCATCAAGCAGGCAAGCAGGGACGGGGCCGCTGTGGAGAACCGCGTTGTCACCCTCACCAAGACAGACAACCGGGTGCTG gaggtggaGTTCCCTTCGTTGCGGGACGCACGCTCCTTCGTGGCCCTCATCGACGGCTACTACCGCCTGACGGCCGACGCCCACCACTACTTCTGCAAAGAGGTGGCCCCCCCGCGGCTCCTGGAGGACCTGGAGAACCAGTGCCATGGGCCCATCAG CTCCGAGTTTGCTGTGAACAAGCTGAAGGTGGCCGGGAGCCGCCCGGGGCTGTTCCTGCTTCGTCGCAGCCCGCAGGACTTTGACAGCCTCCTGCTGACTGTGTGCACCGAG ACCCACTCTGGCCGGGACTACAAGCGCTGCCTGATTCACAGGGACAAGGATGGGAGCTGGGGGCTCTCGGGGGTGCCACGGCGGTTCTGCAGCCTGCGGGAGTTGCTGGGCACCTACGAGCGCTGTGGGCTGCAGGCGGAGGGTGCCCCCATGCACCTGGCTGcctgctgccctccccagcccagAG ACAAGTCAAACCTGCTGATCGTGCGGAGCAGCTGCCCCCgcccccccagctccccctgCGCCCCCCACCGTAACCTCAACCAGATGATGTTCCACAAGATCGACCCCCAGAGCCTCGTGCGG GGCGAGAGCCTGGGGCAGGGCTCCTTCACCCACATCTACAAGGGCATCAAGCGGGACCAAGGGGAGGATGGGTGCTACCAGACCACGGTGGTGCTCAAGGTGATGGACAGCAGCCACCATAACTGCTCTGag TCCTTCCTGGAGGCCGCCAGCATCATGAGCCAGCTCTCCCACAAAcatctggtcctgctgcacggCGTCAGCCTCGGGAAGGACAGTGAGTGCTGCAGTGATGCACAGGAGCCATGGGACATGAATGTGCTGGACATGCCTGTTCTATCCCCCCCAGGTATCATGGTGCAGGAGTACATCAGGTATGGACCACTGGATCTCTACCTGAAGAAGAATCAAGGTGAGGGCAAGGTGACAACGAGCTGGAAGCTGCAGGTGGCGAAGCAGCTGGCCTATGCCCTCAACTACCTG GAGGACAAGAAAATCACGCATGGCAACATCTCAGCTAAGAAGGTGCTGCTGACGCGGGAGGGCGACATGGCCAGCGGCAGCCTCCCCTTCATCAAACTCAATGACCCTGGAGTCAGCATCACCATCCTGACCAAGGACA TGCTGGTGGAGCGCATCCCCTGGCTGGCCCCCGAGTGCCTCTGGGACCCCAAGAGCCTGGCGCTGCCTGCGGACAAGTGGAGCTTCGGGGCGACCCTCTGGGAGATCTTCAGTGGTGGGAACATGCCCGTGATCCTGCTGGAGCCCCAGAAG AAGCTGGATTTCTATGCGAACAGCCTCCAGCTCCCTGCACCCAAGTGGACTGAGCTGGCCATGCTCATCGCACAGTGCATGGACTATGAGCCCTGGCGCCGGCCCTGCTTCCGCTCCCTCATCCGCGACCTCAACAGCCTCATCACCTCCG ACTATGAACTGCTCTTGGACCTGTCCCCTGCTGATGTGGTGCTGCGGGACAGCTTCTGGGGGTGTGAGCCCCTCACCATGTGCCAGGACCCCACATGCTTTGAGGAGCGGCACCTCAAGTACATCTCACTGCTGGGCAAG GGTAACTTTGGGAGTGTGGAGCTGTGCCGCTATGACCCGCTGGGCGACAGCACAGGTGAGCTGGTGGCTGTGAAGAAGCTGCAGCAGGATTCGGCCAAGTTGCTGAGGGACTTTGAGAGGGAAATCCAGATTCTGCACTCGCTGCAGCATGACTTCATCGTCCAGTACCGGGGCATCTGCTACAGCCGGG GATGCCGCAGGCTGCGGCTGGTGATGGAATACCTGCCCAACGGCTGCCTGCGGGACTACCTGCAGAAGAACCAGCCCCGCCTGGACCACAGGACCCTGCTCCTCTACGCCTGGCAGATCTGCAAG TCCCTGGGTTGCTGTGAGTGGCTGCATCCTGGGCAGGGCATGGAGTACCTGGGCGTGCAGCGTTGTGTGCACCGGGACCTGGCCAGCAGGAACATCCTTGTGGAGAGTGAGACCCATGTCAAGATCGGGGACTTCGGGCTGGCCAAGCTGCTGCCGAAGGACAAGGACTATTACGTGGTGCGGGAGCCCGGCCAGAGCCCTGTCTTCTG GTACGCACCTGAGTCCCTGTCGGACAATGTCTTCTCTCGAGCATCCGACATCTGGAGCTTTGGGGTCCTCCTCTATGAGCTCTTCACCTACAGCAACAAGAACAGGAGCCCCTCAGAG GAGTTCCTCCGCATGATGGGCACTGAGAAGACGGCGCAGATCATCTGCCACTTGCTGGAGCTCCTCAAGGACAACCGGCGCCTCCCAGCACCATGTGGCTGTCCTGGGGAG gTCTACACACTGATGCTGGCCTGCTGGGCCTTCACCCCCAGTGCCAGACCCACCTTTGGAGAGCTGGTCCCCAGGATTGAGGTGCTGCGGGATGGAAGGAGCAAAGCCTGA